A section of the Marinimicrobium koreense genome encodes:
- a CDS encoding type 4a pilus biogenesis protein PilO, with protein MAFSDTLEQLKNFDVNDIDFERIGVWPLPGKIFVCVLLVVVVFALTYYLKVKDLNTQLDRVVAEETNLRQTFETKSFQAANLEEYRAQMVEMEKSFGALLSRLPSDTEVPGLLEDIDARGSESGLDINSIRLESEQQSEYYVELPISIDVEGGYHDLGTFVSGVAGMPRIVTLHNFTIARQQDSGTLTMQIGAKTYRYKSQDESSDE; from the coding sequence ATGGCATTTTCCGATACCCTGGAGCAGTTGAAAAACTTTGATGTCAACGACATCGACTTTGAACGCATTGGTGTCTGGCCTCTGCCGGGCAAGATATTCGTCTGTGTGCTGTTGGTGGTCGTGGTCTTTGCGCTGACCTATTACCTGAAAGTCAAAGATCTGAATACCCAGCTTGATCGCGTGGTGGCTGAAGAGACCAATCTGCGCCAGACCTTCGAGACCAAGAGTTTCCAGGCCGCCAACCTGGAAGAGTACCGGGCGCAGATGGTTGAAATGGAAAAGTCGTTCGGCGCACTGCTCTCCCGTTTGCCCAGTGATACCGAGGTGCCGGGTCTGTTGGAAGACATTGATGCCCGGGGGTCTGAAAGCGGACTGGACATCAACAGTATCCGCCTGGAGTCCGAGCAGCAGTCCGAGTACTACGTGGAACTGCCCATCAGCATTGATGTTGAAGGCGGCTATCACGATCTGGGTACGTTCGTCAGTGGTGTTGCCGGCATGCCGCGTATCGTGACGCTGCACAACTTCACGATTGCCCGCCAACAAGACAGCGGAACGCTGACCATGCAGATCGGGGCGAAGACCTATCGCTATAAGTCACAGGATGAATCTAGTGATGAATAG
- a CDS encoding pilus assembly protein PilP translates to MNRIITFTSLAICLAALTACGSSSDHRDLQQYIQQTKARPAGQIEPLPAFQPYRPFSYSAMTLRSPFDPPAREEERRVQLSGKQVQPDLNREKEYLESFNVANLTMVGTLTKNGQLWALINDGQGGVHAVTEGNYLGKNHGRIVSASRSQLELLEIVADGANGWVERPRIIELQEKE, encoded by the coding sequence ATGAATAGAATTATAACGTTTACCAGTTTAGCCATCTGTCTGGCCGCGCTGACCGCCTGTGGTAGTTCGTCCGATCACCGCGACCTGCAGCAGTATATCCAGCAGACCAAGGCCCGTCCGGCGGGGCAGATCGAGCCCCTGCCGGCGTTCCAGCCATACCGGCCGTTTAGCTACAGCGCCATGACCCTGCGCAGCCCGTTTGATCCGCCGGCCCGGGAAGAGGAGCGGCGGGTGCAGCTAAGTGGTAAACAGGTTCAGCCGGATCTGAATCGGGAAAAAGAGTATCTGGAAAGCTTTAACGTGGCCAACCTGACCATGGTCGGCACCTTGACCAAAAACGGTCAGCTTTGGGCGTTGATCAACGACGGCCAAGGCGGTGTTCACGCGGTCACGGAGGGTAATTACCTGGGTAAAAATCATGGACGCATCGTGTCCGCATCGCGGTCACAGCTTGAACTTTTGGAAATCGTCGCCGATGGCGCCAACGGCTGGGTCGAGCGTCCCAGAATTATTGAATTACAAGAAAAGGAATAG